Proteins from one Gossypium raimondii isolate GPD5lz chromosome 8, ASM2569854v1, whole genome shotgun sequence genomic window:
- the LOC105793134 gene encoding uncharacterized protein LOC105793134 yields the protein MAPYEALYGRKCHTPLCWTELGERRVLGSELVSETENNVRLIWDHLKVASDRQKSYADLKRREIDILKRVGPVGYQLELPLELDSIHDVFHVSMLRRYHSAPTHVVSVEEIEVRLDLTLEEESVQILEHYLKVIQKNSIPLVKVLWRNHNPEEVTWEPEDAMRQ from the exons atggcaccttacgaggcactGTACGGTCGTAAGTGTCAcactcctttatgttggactgagttgggcgagcgaCGTGTTCTTGGTTCTGAATTGGTCTCTGAGACAGAGAATAATGTTAGATTAATTTGGGATCATTTGAAAGTTGCTTCTGATAGgcagaaatcatatgcagatttgaagaGACGTGAGATCGA CATTCTGAAACGTGTGGGACCTGTCGGTTATCAGTTGGAGTTACCACTAGAGTTGGATAgcattcatgatgtttttcacgTCTCGATGTTGAGGCGCTACCACTCTGCTCCCACACATGTTGTttctgttgaggagattgaggttaggctAGACTTGACCCTCGAGGAGGAGTCGGTTCAGATTCTGGAGCATTATTTAAAGgtcattcaaaaaaattctattcCCTTAGTGAAGGTTCTGTGGCGTAATCATAACCCTGAGGAGGTCACGTGGGAGCCTGAAGATGCGATGCGTCAGTAA